TGGATTTGGGTTGATTCAAGAGTTTGGGATTTGCTAAAACGGTAGGGAGTTGCTACCTAATATCAGATAAAACCTATTTTAGCATTAAATTTATATTGATTTTCTTTGGTTCTATACTAATAATCATCATGTTTGTTTTAAAATTCATTATGTTGTTTTTGtattatttaatttatttatgaaattttatatatttattactaatcattattgttaaaatatattttattttattagtatTTGTAATTGTTAAAgtattttagatttttattttaaaatttgatatagttaatattatttttctttgttattgTAGAAACTATACTAATGTATAATTATTGAGTTTTGATTTTGTGAAAATGAACTTGATGTAttataatacttgtttcggtttgTGATAGTGAATCTATTATGCTAGATTATTAGTGAATGGAATTGAGTTTAGATTTGAGAAAGTGAGTTTAATTTATTAGTGGATGGCACTGATTTGAATTGAGTTATAGGAAAATATGTATCCATCTTCTGCTGAAATGTCAGGCATTTATGGCATCCTACCACTGATGGCTATTCTGGGAAGATTGTTCGGGGAACAAtagtggtttgtttaccggaataactctaacaactagattaagaatcatttgaagaaagaaaagaagaatattcGGGGAATAGAAATGGTTTGTTTACCGAAATAACTATGATAACTAGATTAATGATCTAGAATTTGAGATTAAAGATTTTGATCAAAGAAAAAAATGTTAAGTATTTGTGGTCGAGAAGGGTGTAAGTATTATTGTGAATTTTCGTGCATGGTTTTAATTATTGTATATGTTgcatttgtttgtttattttcgatgcactctattatttttggaaacttcctacTGGGCTGTGGTTGCTCACCCCTTTTCCTCCTTTTTCCACAGAAAATGAAGAAAGACTAGGTGTAAAACAAATAATTATACATCGGGGAATTTGGATATTGCGTTTTGAGTTAAATCGAGGTGTtgatttgttttgatttattcttttgattatgtaattgttattttacaatttataattctaaAAGTAATATTACATTTCATCTAGTAAAATTAATTGAGCTTGAATTATCGATGTTATTTATTAAAATCTTTTAAAACGAAAAGTCTGATCTTACACGAGTGATGGTCCGGATATTTGGACTTGTTAGCCGGATCGAACCCGATCCACAAGATCAAATCCGTGTCTGTTAGAAGTCCGAAAATCCGGATTGTCACATCGAACATGTCGAAGCATATCTCATTCTTTGAGCAGCACCTTCATCTCGTCCTGTAAAACCATTTCTTTGAagttatttaaaaagaaaaagatttgaAAACACATCTCcatggaaaaaaataaaataaccggcataaacaataaaaatttgaACGAATGAAACACAGCACCATTTCTTTGTTTACAACTtttacaaatattttttttttacagcATTCTGTAAAAATGAGCAACAATATTCGAAAATTGAAAACCAAGCTAGCAATCTTTCACACTTGAAAGTATTAGCTGATATGCGTCCATTTCCCCCTACTAGGAATCCCATTCTGCACCACAAAAAGAAGATAATAGCCGGGTGGTGCAATATTAGAGGTTTCCGGAGCTAAACAGTCAATGATATAATAACTGCTGGTGACTTGACGTAATTGATTGGTTTTCAGAACCAGCATCCTTTGATTCATGGAGAAAGAATGTGTGTTGAATGATGGCGCAATCATCGTCACAGAAACGTTATCTAACGTTTCGTTCCTTTTCGGGACAAAACCAATGGAAATTGCTTGCTTATAAGATAGTTCAGTTCCGGGTTTCACCCAACTGATTTGCGGTCGAGAACCGCTACTTAAGTAAGGTGGAGAAAAAACCTCAACACTCAAGTCAGTAGGGAACATCTCGGTGAAGTTGTAATTAGAATTAGGATTACTCCCACCGACTAATACTCTACCATCAGCAATCAAAATAGCAGTTGAATGATACATTCGAGGAGTCGTTGATGCTTCCATAATCTCATATTTACTCGATTCCGGTTGGTAAAGTACGGGGGTCAGAACCGGTTCCCTACCTAAATACCAGCCAGCTGCGCCTTTTTTCGCACCATTTATGATTAAGACATCTCCTGTTGGTAACAAGAGCATGTCACCCATTACTCTTTCCATAGGCATTTCTTCCATTACCCATTGGGGTTGTTGCGCCGTGATCACTAAACGTCCGCATGATTTGGCAGCTGGTAAAAATGTCTTTCTGATCGCACTGACGTATGAAGTCGGTGGTGCCCCTCCgcagatgaagacttcagcatcTGGTGCATCAATAGTACTGTTGCTGAGACCAAGTTTCAGCGGAAGAAGTACAGATGAACCTGTGCTTGGATAATTACGTGAAACTCCACCTGGCATGGCTGGATAATCATTCCTAACAACTAGATTGTTTATATAATCAAACAAAATTGATTTAGTGTTAGCAAATATGAAGAGGTTTCCATCAGGTGTGAGATGAGTAAATGGGTATAAATTGTTCTCTACGGAATCTCTGGTTTCTCTTAGAAATGGAAGTGCAAAGACTGTGAAATCCGATGGCAATGAGCTCTTGGGGATGAACTCGTAACTAAACTGACCTCGACCACCAACGACAATGACTTTCCCATTTGGCAAAATTTGATTAGATGCGTACCATCGAGGAACAACTAAACCTCTTTGATCCTCCGTCCAATCACAGTTAGCGCATGCCCGAATACTCCGAACAGCACGTTCACCGTTGTTGGATCCACCGCTTTGCAGTAGCATGCCATCAGATGCTAAAGAACCAGAAGAGCACCAAGTATCTGTAAGCACAGTAAGTGGACGGACACTTCGATCAAAAAGGTTTAATTCGACCGAGTGAGCAGTACAGTCGACTTTAGGATTAGTAGCATTGCTACATTTTTCTGCTGGTAATAAAATTCTTGACTGCCCAAAATCTGTTCTGTCGAACATAATAACTCGATCATTTGGCAACAACTGAGTATGCATTGCTGAAATTCCAATACTTTTCTTAAGTAGTTTCCAGTTACCTGTAGTAGCTGTTTCGCCTAGGTTGAAGAGAGAAAAGATTAAAGCTGAGAAAACTATAACATATTTTGCCTCCATGGTTACGTTTTTTGAAGAACTCAAACACTctctttttgtatattttgtttggGGTGAGTGTCTGAGTATTTATATATGTTCCCAGAGAATGTAATCTGCTTATGAATGTATAGGTTGATTACCTCAGAGATGCTTCCACCAACTATATAACTAATAATATTAATTGTTTCTATTCATTTTCTGGTTTATGTTCATAACTAACTCCAATTGCAGTC
This DNA window, taken from Papaver somniferum cultivar HN1 chromosome 3, ASM357369v1, whole genome shotgun sequence, encodes the following:
- the LOC113362231 gene encoding aldehyde oxidase GLOX1-like is translated as MEAKYVIVFSALIFSLFNLGETATTGNWKLLKKSIGISAMHTQLLPNDRVIMFDRTDFGQSRILLPAEKCSNATNPKVDCTAHSVELNLFDRSVRPLTVLTDTWCSSGSLASDGMLLQSGGSNNGERAVRSIRACANCDWTEDQRGLVVPRWYASNQILPNGKVIVVGGRGQFSYEFIPKSSLPSDFTVFALPFLRETRDSVENNLYPFTHLTPDGNLFIFANTKSILFDYINNLVVRNDYPAMPGGVSRNYPSTGSSVLLPLKLGLSNSTIDAPDAEVFICGGAPPTSYVSAIRKTFLPAAKSCGRLVITAQQPQWVMEEMPMERVMGDMLLLPTGDVLIINGAKKGAAGWYLGREPVLTPVLYQPESSKYEIMEASTTPRMYHSTAILIADGRVLVGGSNPNSNYNFTEMFPTDLSVEVFSPPYLSSGSRPQISWVKPGTELSYKQAISIGFVPKRNETLDNVSVTMIAPSFNTHSFSMNQRMLVLKTNQLRQVTSSYYIIDCLAPETSNIAPPGYYLLFVVQNGIPSRGKWTHIS